A genomic region of Herbaspirillum sp. DW155 contains the following coding sequences:
- a CDS encoding acyloxyacyl hydrolase translates to MTKMKSLVAKIVFAGVAAIAIQSPSYAIDGMSLEYGTGNNTQLARIGAQFNWGPNWNFWQSNGTHIGGYWDLSLADWRMNHYNKTNDSANLIDLGLTPVLRFQRDDGKGFYGEAGIGVHLFSKLYRNNDKVLSTAFQFGDHIGAGYVFSNGLDLGIRLQHFSNGGIKQPNGGVNFAVARVAYKF, encoded by the coding sequence ATGACTAAAATGAAGAGCCTGGTTGCCAAGATCGTTTTCGCTGGCGTCGCCGCCATCGCCATCCAATCGCCCAGCTATGCCATCGACGGCATGTCGCTGGAATACGGTACCGGCAACAACACCCAACTGGCCCGTATCGGCGCGCAGTTCAACTGGGGGCCGAACTGGAATTTCTGGCAGTCCAACGGCACCCACATCGGCGGCTACTGGGATCTGTCGCTGGCCGACTGGCGCATGAACCACTACAACAAGACCAATGACAGCGCCAACCTGATCGACCTGGGCTTGACGCCGGTGCTGCGTTTCCAGCGTGACGATGGCAAGGGTTTCTACGGCGAAGCTGGTATCGGCGTGCACCTGTTCTCGAAGCTCTACCGCAACAATGACAAAGTGCTGTCGACCGCATTCCAGTTTGGCGACCATATCGGCGCCGGTTACGTGTTCAGCAACGGCCTGGACCTGGGCATCCGCCTGCAGCACTTCTCCAACGGTGGTATTAAGCAACCTAACGGCGGCGTGAACTTTGCTGTGGCGCGTGTGGCTTATAAGTTCTAA
- a CDS encoding fumarylacetoacetate hydrolase family protein encodes MAHTFSLQAHLPEDHAQATLVGRIWQPGVGPVLVRIDAEGAYDLTLIAATSSELLELDDPAAAVRAATNMSRIATLQELLDNADAARRDTSRPWLLAPIDLQAVKASGVTFVASMLERVIEEQARGDAGKAESVRKAITAVIGDNLSSVVPGSAEAARLKEVLLEQGVWSQYLEVGIGPDAEIFTKAQPMSSVGLGDEVGIHPKSAWNNPEPEIVLAINSRGKVVGATLGNDVNLRDFEGRSALLLGKAKDNNASCAVGPFIRLFDANFSIDDVRRAELTMRVDGTEGFTLKGSSSMSMISRDPLQLVEHAIGPNHQYPDGLVLFLGTMFAPTQDRFGPGQGFTHQVADIVTISTPKLGALVNTVNFSDQTAPWTFGLTALYKNLANRKLV; translated from the coding sequence ATGGCACATACTTTTTCGCTTCAGGCGCATCTGCCTGAAGACCACGCGCAGGCCACGCTGGTCGGCCGCATTTGGCAACCGGGCGTGGGCCCGGTGCTGGTCAGGATCGATGCCGAGGGCGCCTATGATCTGACCCTCATCGCGGCCACCTCCAGCGAACTGCTGGAGCTCGATGACCCGGCTGCGGCCGTACGCGCTGCCACCAACATGAGTCGCATTGCCACGCTGCAAGAGCTGCTGGACAACGCCGACGCCGCCCGTCGCGATACCTCGCGACCCTGGCTGCTGGCGCCCATCGACCTGCAGGCAGTCAAGGCCAGCGGCGTGACCTTCGTGGCCAGCATGCTGGAGCGCGTGATCGAGGAACAGGCGCGTGGCGATGCCGGCAAGGCCGAATCGGTACGCAAGGCCATCACGGCCGTGATCGGCGACAACCTCTCCAGCGTGGTGCCAGGCTCGGCCGAAGCGGCGCGCCTGAAGGAAGTGCTGCTGGAACAAGGGGTATGGTCGCAATACCTGGAAGTGGGCATCGGTCCGGATGCGGAGATCTTCACCAAGGCCCAGCCGATGTCCTCGGTGGGTCTGGGCGATGAGGTCGGCATTCATCCCAAGTCGGCCTGGAACAATCCCGAACCGGAAATCGTGCTGGCCATCAACAGCCGCGGCAAGGTGGTCGGCGCCACGCTGGGTAACGACGTCAACCTGCGCGACTTCGAGGGCCGCAGCGCCCTCCTGCTGGGCAAGGCCAAGGACAACAATGCGTCCTGCGCGGTCGGACCTTTCATTCGTCTGTTCGACGCAAACTTTTCAATTGACGACGTGCGTCGCGCCGAACTTACAATGCGGGTCGATGGCACGGAAGGTTTCACGCTCAAGGGCAGCAGCTCGATGTCCATGATCAGCCGCGATCCGCTGCAACTGGTGGAACATGCGATCGGTCCCAATCACCAGTATCCGGATGGCTTGGTGCTGTTCCTGGGCACCATGTTCGCACCGACCCAGGACCGCTTCGGTCCGGGCCAGGGTTTCACCCATCAGGTCGCCGATATCGTCACCATCTCCACTCCCAAACTGGGCGCGCTGGTGAACACCGTCAACTTCAGCGACCAGACTGCACCTTGGACCTTCGGCCTCACTGCGCTGTACAAGAACCTCGCCAACCGTAAACTCGTTTAA
- a CDS encoding IS3 family transposase (programmed frameshift) translates to MKKRFTDEQIISILREAESKEIATVDLCKRHNITEQTFYRWRNKFGGMDVSDARRLRELESENDKLKRMVAEQLLVIDGLKELSRGKMMTSAGRREALEVLTRRGLSQRKACRYLELSRRVAGYQLLQPEKDRSLTQQLIAASQEVPRFGYRRMSAWLALGESRVRRLWSELKLGLPRKRPRRRRCGNDIRLPGATKPNSVWSYDFVHDQMVDGRSLKMLCVIDEYTRECLAIEVAASLRSQDVILTLSRLMRLHGKPAYVRSDNGAEFTAAKVMRWLRDASVGPAFIAPGSPWQNGFVESFNGKLRDELLNREWFRSRAEAKVLIERWRQFYNERRPHSAHNYQPPATVRRAWLESNMIDNRLTA, encoded by the exons ATGAAGAAGAGATTTACGGACGAACAGATCATCAGCATCTTGCGGGAGGCGGAGAGCAAGGAGATTGCGACGGTAGATCTGTGCAAGCGCCACAACATTACTGAGCAGACCTTTTACCGCTGGAGAAACAAGTTTGGCGGTATGGATGTCTCGGACGCCCGGCGGCTCAGAGAGCTTGAATCGGAGAACGACAAGCTCAAACGCATGGTGGCGGAACAACTGCTGGTGATTGATGGCTTGAAGGAGTTAAGCCGAG GAAAAATGATGACCTCCGCGGGCCGGCGCGAAGCGCTGGAAGTCCTTACTCGTCGGGGGCTGTCGCAACGCAAGGCATGTCGTTATCTGGAACTGAGCCGGCGGGTAGCAGGTTATCAGTTGCTACAACCCGAAAAGGATCGGAGCCTGACGCAGCAGCTCATCGCGGCATCGCAAGAGGTCCCTCGCTTCGGCTACCGACGTATGTCTGCCTGGCTGGCCTTGGGCGAGTCCCGAGTGCGACGGCTCTGGAGCGAGCTAAAACTGGGCCTTCCACGAAAGCGGCCTCGCAGGCGTCGATGCGGCAATGATATTCGGCTACCTGGAGCAACCAAGCCCAATTCGGTCTGGAGCTACGACTTTGTTCATGACCAGATGGTGGATGGACGCTCGTTGAAGATGCTGTGCGTGATCGATGAATACACCCGGGAATGCCTGGCCATCGAAGTTGCTGCCAGTTTGCGCTCCCAGGACGTTATCCTGACGCTCTCGCGCTTGATGCGGTTACATGGAAAGCCGGCCTACGTTCGGTCGGACAATGGAGCCGAGTTCACAGCGGCCAAGGTCATGCGATGGCTGCGGGACGCCTCAGTTGGTCCGGCCTTCATTGCGCCAGGCAGTCCATGGCAGAACGGATTCGTGGAAAGCTTCAATGGCAAGCTGCGTGACGAACTGCTTAACCGGGAGTGGTTCCGCAGCCGGGCAGAAGCGAAAGTGCTGATTGAAAGATGGCGTCAGTTCTACAACGAGCGCAGACCGCATAGCGCACATAACTACCAACCTCCAGCTACGGTCCGTCGAGCCTGGTTGGAATCGAATATGATCGACAACCGACTCACTGCCTGA
- a CDS encoding SMP-30/gluconolactonase/LRE family protein — protein sequence MSQASSAFSADTLTAVTSAPMLLGESPLWHAEEGALYWIDIPGKAVHKLVLATQQHQQWDMPEEPGSIVKHAQGGLVVALRTGMFHLNTGNAALSMLLAAPYDTAHIRFNDGRCDASGRFWCGTIYEPRDRDGGTLYCFERNALRDAHHAVVTSNGVAFSPDQCLMYHANTPAHRIHVYDYDLATGQTSNCRLLRQFDSDKSAADYGGRPDGAAVDSEGAYWCAMFEGGRVLRLSPQGEILREIRLPARCPTMVAFGGEDLRTLFITTGRNGRSDAELAQYPLSGHVLAIRVEVPGRLEYSYRP from the coding sequence ATGTCCCAGGCATCTTCCGCATTTTCTGCCGACACTCTCACTGCCGTCACTTCCGCGCCAATGCTGCTGGGCGAATCGCCCTTGTGGCATGCCGAAGAAGGGGCGCTGTACTGGATCGACATTCCCGGCAAGGCGGTCCACAAGCTGGTACTGGCAACGCAGCAGCACCAGCAATGGGACATGCCGGAAGAACCGGGCAGCATCGTCAAGCATGCGCAAGGCGGGCTGGTGGTCGCGTTGCGCACGGGCATGTTCCATCTCAATACCGGCAATGCTGCGCTGTCGATGTTGCTGGCGGCGCCCTACGATACGGCACACATCCGTTTCAACGATGGCCGCTGCGATGCTTCCGGACGCTTCTGGTGCGGCACGATCTACGAGCCGCGCGATCGGGATGGCGGGACCTTGTATTGCTTCGAGCGTAATGCGCTGCGCGATGCGCATCATGCAGTGGTGACCTCCAACGGCGTGGCCTTCAGCCCGGATCAGTGCTTGATGTATCACGCCAATACGCCGGCACACCGTATCCATGTGTATGACTATGACCTGGCCACCGGACAGACCAGCAACTGCCGCCTGCTGCGCCAGTTCGACAGCGACAAGAGCGCAGCGGATTATGGTGGGCGGCCGGACGGTGCTGCGGTCGATAGCGAAGGCGCTTATTGGTGCGCGATGTTCGAGGGCGGACGGGTGTTGCGCCTGTCGCCGCAGGGCGAGATCCTGCGGGAGATCCGGTTGCCGGCGCGGTGTCCGACCATGGTGGCGTTCGGTGGAGAGGATCTGCGCACGCTCTTCATCACGACCGGGCGCAATGGGCGCAGCGATGCCGAGCTGGCGCAGTACCCGCTGTCCGGCCATGTGTTGGCGATCCGTGTGGAGGTGCCGGGAAGACTTGAGTACAGCTACCGCCCGTGA
- a CDS encoding SDR family oxidoreductase: protein MSASTGRLAGKTVLITAAAQGIGRAATELFAREGARVIATDISKPHLDELAGIAGVETDLLDVTDDAAIKALVAKVGSIDVLFNCAGYVAAGNILECDDKAWDFSFNLNAKAMFHTIRAVLPGMLAKKAGSIVNIASAASSVKGVANRFAYGASKAAVVGLTKSVAADFVAQGIRCNAICPGTIESPSLNQRISTQAKETGKSEEEVRAAFVARQPMGRIGKAEEVAALALYLASDESNFTTGSIHMIDGGWSN, encoded by the coding sequence ATGTCCGCATCCACTGGCCGCCTCGCCGGCAAGACCGTCCTCATCACCGCTGCGGCCCAGGGCATTGGCCGCGCCGCCACCGAACTGTTTGCGCGCGAAGGCGCGCGCGTGATCGCCACCGACATCAGCAAGCCGCACCTGGATGAACTGGCCGGCATCGCCGGCGTGGAAACCGATCTGCTGGACGTCACCGATGACGCCGCCATCAAGGCACTGGTGGCCAAGGTGGGCAGCATCGATGTGCTCTTCAACTGCGCCGGCTATGTGGCCGCCGGCAACATCCTGGAATGCGATGACAAGGCCTGGGACTTTTCCTTCAATCTCAATGCCAAGGCCATGTTCCACACCATCCGCGCAGTGCTGCCGGGCATGCTGGCCAAGAAGGCCGGTTCCATCGTCAACATCGCTTCGGCGGCCTCGAGCGTAAAGGGCGTGGCCAATCGTTTCGCCTATGGCGCTTCCAAGGCGGCGGTGGTGGGTCTGACCAAATCGGTGGCGGCCGACTTCGTGGCGCAAGGTATCCGCTGCAATGCGATCTGCCCGGGCACCATCGAATCGCCTTCGCTGAACCAGCGCATCAGCACCCAGGCCAAGGAGACCGGCAAGAGCGAAGAGGAAGTGCGCGCGGCCTTCGTCGCACGCCAGCCCATGGGACGTATCGGCAAGGCCGAGGAAGTGGCGGCGCTGGCGCTGTATCTGGCGTCCGACGAGTCCAACTTCACCACCGGTTCTATCCACATGATCGATGGGGGATGGTCCAACTGA
- a CDS encoding IS3 family transposase (programmed frameshift), with protein sequence MTSFTTRQTVEHIEILTEPERRRRRTPQEKIAIVQETLAPGASVSAVARRHGVNANQVFGWRKQYQEGSLTAVKAGETVVPASELAAAIKEIKELQRLLGKKTMENEILREAVEWGRSKNPDCALALAAGGRPMKVVCDVLGVARSAVAVKRARSPEWRDGRSARKVGDSGLLEEIELYVASLPSYGYRRIWALLRRSRESLGQACVNHKRVYRVMREHALLLRRPGVRRDNRRHDGRVAVKQSNARWCSDGFEFRCDDGAALRVTFALDCCDREAISWAATTGGHSGDVVRDVMLAAVEQRFGSTQTPQVIEWLSDNGSAYIDHRTRSFARELGLEPLTTPVRSPQSNGMAERFVKTMKHDYIAFMDKPDVPTALTHLASAFEQYNERHPHKALKYRSPREFRRAAASVT encoded by the exons ATGACCAGTTTTACGACTAGGCAAACCGTGGAGCACATCGAGATTCTGACCGAGCCGGAGCGTCGCAGAAGACGCACGCCCCAAGAAAAAATAGCCATCGTCCAGGAGACCTTGGCTCCTGGAGCTTCCGTATCAGCCGTTGCCAGGCGACACGGGGTGAACGCGAACCAGGTGTTTGGTTGGCGCAAGCAGTACCAGGAAGGCAGTCTGACCGCCGTCAAGGCTGGCGAGACGGTAGTCCCGGCCTCGGAGCTGGCCGCGGCCATCAAGGAAATCAAAGAACTGCAGCGGCTGTTGGGCAAGAAGACCATGGAGAACGAGATTCTGCGCGAGGCCGTCGAATGGGGCCGGTCAAAAAACC CTGATTGCGCGCTCGCCCTTGCTGCCGGAGGACGACCAATGAAAGTGGTCTGTGACGTTCTCGGTGTGGCGCGCTCTGCAGTGGCAGTAAAACGAGCCCGGAGCCCGGAATGGCGAGATGGCCGTAGTGCTCGCAAAGTCGGCGACAGCGGCTTGCTCGAAGAGATTGAGCTGTATGTCGCGAGCTTGCCGAGCTATGGCTATCGCCGCATCTGGGCTTTGCTGCGACGTAGCCGGGAATCTCTGGGGCAAGCGTGCGTGAACCATAAGCGGGTCTATCGCGTCATGCGAGAGCACGCGTTGCTGCTGCGCCGACCTGGTGTGAGACGCGACAATCGACGCCACGATGGTCGCGTAGCGGTCAAGCAAAGTAATGCGCGCTGGTGTTCGGACGGCTTCGAATTCCGTTGTGATGACGGGGCTGCATTGAGAGTGACGTTTGCACTGGATTGTTGTGACCGTGAAGCCATCAGCTGGGCGGCCACTACCGGTGGGCATAGCGGGGATGTCGTGCGCGACGTGATGCTGGCCGCCGTGGAGCAGAGGTTTGGAAGCACGCAGACTCCACAGGTGATTGAATGGCTCAGCGACAACGGCTCGGCCTACATCGACCATCGCACACGCAGCTTCGCTCGCGAGCTGGGATTGGAGCCCTTGACCACGCCCGTGCGCTCGCCACAGAGTAACGGCATGGCGGAGCGGTTCGTAAAAACGATGAAGCATGATTACATCGCCTTCATGGACAAGCCCGATGTGCCTACGGCGCTCACGCATCTGGCCTCTGCCTTCGAGCAATACAATGAGCGCCATCCGCACAAGGCCCTGAAATACCGCTCGCCTCGCGAGTTCAGACGGGCTGCAGCATCAGTAACTTAA
- a CDS encoding altronate dehydratase family protein codes for MKAISPVIRLNPVDDVVIARQQLISGTVLQDEGGLKVQGLIPAGHKLATRAIAAGEPVKRYGQIIGMASQDIAPGQHVHTHNLAMAEFSREHHFGADVKPVDFVAEPATFMGIVRPDGRVATRNYIGVLTSVNCSATAARAIADYFRRDIHPEVLADYPNIDGVVALTHGEGCATDSQGEPLQILRRTLAGYATHPNFAAVLVVGLGCETNQISGLMESQNLKEGEYFHTFTIQGTGGTAKTVALGIEKIKKMLPKANDIRREPVSARHLTLGLQCGGSDGYSGITANPALGAAVDLLVRHGGTAILSETPEIYGAEHLLTRRAVSPEVGEKLLARIAWWEEYCAKNDAEMNNNPSAGNKAGGLTTILEKSLGAVAKGGTTNLVDVYKYAETVTARGFVFMDTPGYDPISATGQVAGGANVICFTTGRGSAYGCAPAPSLKLATNTALWQRQEEDMDINCGEIADGNVTPQEIGERFFQMILDTASGKKTKSELHGYGQNEFVPWHIGVYT; via the coding sequence CCAGCAGCTCATCTCCGGCACCGTGCTGCAGGACGAAGGCGGCCTCAAGGTCCAGGGCCTCATCCCCGCCGGTCACAAGCTGGCCACCCGCGCCATTGCCGCTGGCGAACCGGTCAAGCGCTATGGCCAGATCATCGGCATGGCCAGCCAGGACATTGCGCCCGGCCAACACGTGCACACCCACAACCTGGCCATGGCCGAGTTCTCGCGCGAACACCATTTCGGCGCGGATGTGAAGCCGGTCGATTTCGTCGCCGAACCGGCCACCTTCATGGGCATCGTGCGCCCCGATGGCCGCGTGGCCACGCGCAACTATATCGGCGTACTGACCTCGGTGAATTGCTCGGCCACCGCTGCGCGCGCCATTGCCGATTACTTCCGCCGCGATATCCATCCGGAAGTGCTGGCGGACTATCCCAACATCGACGGCGTAGTGGCGCTCACCCACGGCGAGGGCTGCGCGACGGATTCACAGGGCGAGCCGCTGCAGATCCTGCGCCGCACGCTGGCCGGTTATGCCACCCATCCCAACTTCGCTGCCGTGCTGGTGGTGGGCCTGGGCTGCGAGACCAACCAGATCTCGGGTCTCATGGAAAGCCAGAACCTGAAGGAAGGCGAGTACTTCCACACCTTCACCATCCAGGGCACCGGCGGCACTGCCAAAACGGTGGCGCTGGGAATTGAAAAAATCAAGAAGATGCTGCCCAAGGCCAACGATATCCGGCGCGAACCGGTATCGGCCAGACACCTCACGCTGGGTCTGCAATGCGGCGGTTCCGATGGTTACTCGGGCATCACCGCCAACCCGGCGCTGGGCGCGGCGGTGGACTTGCTGGTGCGGCATGGCGGCACGGCCATCCTCTCGGAGACACCGGAAATCTATGGTGCCGAACACTTGCTGACCCGCCGCGCCGTCTCGCCGGAAGTCGGTGAGAAGCTGCTGGCCCGCATCGCCTGGTGGGAGGAGTATTGCGCCAAGAACGATGCCGAGATGAACAACAATCCCTCGGCCGGCAACAAGGCAGGCGGCCTGACCACCATCCTGGAAAAGTCGCTGGGTGCGGTGGCCAAGGGCGGCACCACCAATCTGGTGGACGTGTACAAATATGCCGAGACCGTGACCGCACGCGGCTTCGTCTTCATGGATACCCCGGGCTATGACCCGATCTCGGCCACCGGACAGGTCGCGGGCGGCGCCAACGTGATCTGCTTCACCACCGGGCGTGGCTCGGCCTATGGCTGCGCACCGGCGCCTTCGCTCAAGCTGGCGACCAACACCGCACTGTGGCAGCGGCAGGAAGAAGACATGGACATCAACTGCGGCGAGATTGCCGATGGGAATGTGACACCTCAAGAGATCGGCGAACGCTTCTTCCAGATGATCCTCGATACCGCTTCCGGCAAGAAGACAAAGAGCGAATTGCATGGCTATGGGCAAAACGAATTCGTGCCCTGGCACATCGGTGTCTATACCTGA